In Lepisosteus oculatus isolate fLepOcu1 chromosome 15, fLepOcu1.hap2, whole genome shotgun sequence, one genomic interval encodes:
- the LOC107079422 gene encoding T-lymphocyte activation antigen CD86-like isoform X2 has product MSFIKFTTAVKYSMFILVFMLGCTPSNTSSLNVTVGGIAKMPCGLQDEPLEDQILYLQKGQLVLFELKYGTPITEHLNPQYLNRTWKDPNSLSVFFKEDFSVPVIIKMTSDSYLNCGVPINLTCISSQGYPEDTLSWDIKAKNATWQDCEIIKTEAVRDPHTQLFNLTSVMQISLTKTLTICCSVRNSSIVMEVKCNDTVRIDPIVPPPSSRHATGTGIAVCFFVLLLIGIIIRKVVQQE; this is encoded by the exons GATGCACACCTTCAAACACATCATCCTTGAATGTGACAGTTGGAGGAATTGCTAAAATGCCATGTGGACTCCAAGATGAGCCATTAGAGGATCAAATTTTGTACCTACAAAAGGGTCAATTGGTACTGTTTGAACTGAAATATGGGACCCCAATAACAGAACATTTAAACCCTCAGTACTTGAACCGCACCTGGAAGGACCCAAACAGCTTGTCTGTCTTTTTTAAAG AAGACTTCAGTGTCCCAGTAATCATCAAAATGACATCTGATAGTTATCTGAACTGTGGAGTTCCCATCAATCTCACCTGCATCTCCAGCCAGGGCTACCCAGAGGACACGTTGTCTTGGGACATCAAAGCGAAAAATGCCACCTGGCAAGATTGTGAGATAATTAAAACTGAAGCAGTAAGGGATCCTCACACCCAGCTGTTCAACCTCACCAGTGTCATGCAGATCAGTCTCACGAAAACCCTGACCATCTGTTGCTCAGTCAGAAACAGCTCAATTGTAATGGAAGTGAAATGCAATGATACAG TGCGCATAGACCCTATAGTTCCTCCTCCTAGTTCAAGACATGCCACAGGAACTGGGATtgcagtgtgtttttttgtgctgcTTCTAATTGGAATCATCATCAGAAAAGTGGTCCAGCAG gaGTAA
- the LOC107079422 gene encoding T-lymphocyte activation antigen CD86-like isoform X1: MSFIKFTTAVKYSMFILVFMLGCTPSNTSSLNVTVGGIAKMPCGLQDEPLEDQILYLQKGQLVLFELKYGTPITEHLNPQYLNRTWKDPNSLSVFFKGIQINDEGEYNCIVLHKTRSGHSKTHSSTITLNTFKDFSVPVIIKMTSDSYLNCGVPINLTCISSQGYPEDTLSWDIKAKNATWQDCEIIKTEAVRDPHTQLFNLTSVMQISLTKTLTICCSVRNSSIVMEVKCNDTVRIDPIVPPPSSRHATGTGIAVCFFVLLLIGIIIRKVVQQE; encoded by the exons GATGCACACCTTCAAACACATCATCCTTGAATGTGACAGTTGGAGGAATTGCTAAAATGCCATGTGGACTCCAAGATGAGCCATTAGAGGATCAAATTTTGTACCTACAAAAGGGTCAATTGGTACTGTTTGAACTGAAATATGGGACCCCAATAACAGAACATTTAAACCCTCAGTACTTGAACCGCACCTGGAAGGACCCAAACAGCTTGTCTGTCTTTTTTAAAGGtatccaaataaatgatgaaggGGAATACAATTGCATTGTTCTTCACAAGACACGTTCAGGACATTCTAAAACACATTCATCAACCATCACTTTGAACACCttca AAGACTTCAGTGTCCCAGTAATCATCAAAATGACATCTGATAGTTATCTGAACTGTGGAGTTCCCATCAATCTCACCTGCATCTCCAGCCAGGGCTACCCAGAGGACACGTTGTCTTGGGACATCAAAGCGAAAAATGCCACCTGGCAAGATTGTGAGATAATTAAAACTGAAGCAGTAAGGGATCCTCACACCCAGCTGTTCAACCTCACCAGTGTCATGCAGATCAGTCTCACGAAAACCCTGACCATCTGTTGCTCAGTCAGAAACAGCTCAATTGTAATGGAAGTGAAATGCAATGATACAG TGCGCATAGACCCTATAGTTCCTCCTCCTAGTTCAAGACATGCCACAGGAACTGGGATtgcagtgtgtttttttgtgctgcTTCTAATTGGAATCATCATCAGAAAAGTGGTCCAGCAG gaGTAA
- the LOC107079422 gene encoding T-lymphocyte activation antigen CD86-like isoform X3: MPCGLQDEPLEDQILYLQKGQLVLFELKYGTPITEHLNPQYLNRTWKDPNSLSVFFKGIQINDEGEYNCIVLHKTRSGHSKTHSSTITLNTFKDFSVPVIIKMTSDSYLNCGVPINLTCISSQGYPEDTLSWDIKAKNATWQDCEIIKTEAVRDPHTQLFNLTSVMQISLTKTLTICCSVRNSSIVMEVKCNDTVRIDPIVPPPSSRHATGTGIAVCFFVLLLIGIIIRKVVQQE, translated from the exons ATGCCATGTGGACTCCAAGATGAGCCATTAGAGGATCAAATTTTGTACCTACAAAAGGGTCAATTGGTACTGTTTGAACTGAAATATGGGACCCCAATAACAGAACATTTAAACCCTCAGTACTTGAACCGCACCTGGAAGGACCCAAACAGCTTGTCTGTCTTTTTTAAAGGtatccaaataaatgatgaaggGGAATACAATTGCATTGTTCTTCACAAGACACGTTCAGGACATTCTAAAACACATTCATCAACCATCACTTTGAACACCttca AAGACTTCAGTGTCCCAGTAATCATCAAAATGACATCTGATAGTTATCTGAACTGTGGAGTTCCCATCAATCTCACCTGCATCTCCAGCCAGGGCTACCCAGAGGACACGTTGTCTTGGGACATCAAAGCGAAAAATGCCACCTGGCAAGATTGTGAGATAATTAAAACTGAAGCAGTAAGGGATCCTCACACCCAGCTGTTCAACCTCACCAGTGTCATGCAGATCAGTCTCACGAAAACCCTGACCATCTGTTGCTCAGTCAGAAACAGCTCAATTGTAATGGAAGTGAAATGCAATGATACAG TGCGCATAGACCCTATAGTTCCTCCTCCTAGTTCAAGACATGCCACAGGAACTGGGATtgcagtgtgtttttttgtgctgcTTCTAATTGGAATCATCATCAGAAAAGTGGTCCAGCAG gaGTAA